One genomic window of Geodermatophilus sp. DSM 44513 includes the following:
- a CDS encoding regulatory protein RecX yields MSGWPQAGERPAAGRRRGRRPGPCPDPDAPDAAPPAGGSAQDDPGDPAQVARSICLRALTGAARTRQQLAELLARRGIPDDVAESVLDRFGEVGLIDDAAFARAWVTSRQSGRGLARRVLKAELRAKGVDGEVAEEAVTLVDDQDEWDAARRLVQRRLPGMRRVDRATAERRLVGMLARRGYGGGLASWVVREALDDDRSDDDRSGDDRSDDDRSDDDRTGADAAPPGASGGPGLDAWLP; encoded by the coding sequence GTGAGCGGCTGGCCCCAGGCCGGGGAGCGTCCCGCTGCCGGACGCCGCCGCGGGCGGCGACCCGGTCCATGCCCTGACCCGGACGCTCCGGACGCCGCCCCGCCGGCCGGTGGCTCCGCACAGGACGACCCCGGCGACCCCGCGCAGGTCGCCCGGTCGATCTGTCTGCGGGCGCTGACCGGTGCGGCCAGGACCCGCCAGCAGCTGGCCGAGCTGCTGGCCAGGCGCGGGATCCCCGACGACGTCGCCGAGTCCGTCCTCGACCGGTTCGGCGAGGTCGGGCTGATCGACGACGCCGCCTTCGCCCGGGCCTGGGTGACCTCGCGTCAGTCCGGACGCGGCCTGGCGCGACGCGTCCTCAAGGCGGAGCTGCGCGCCAAGGGCGTCGACGGGGAGGTCGCCGAGGAGGCGGTCACCCTGGTCGACGACCAGGACGAGTGGGACGCCGCCCGCCGCCTGGTGCAGCGCCGGCTGCCCGGCATGCGTCGGGTCGACCGCGCCACCGCCGAACGCCGGCTGGTGGGCATGCTCGCGCGCCGCGGCTACGGCGGCGGACTGGCCAGCTGGGTGGTCCGCGAGGCGCTGGACGACGACCGCTCCGACGACGACCGCTCCGGCGATGACCGCTCCGACGACGACCGCTCCGACGACGACCGCACCGGGGCGGACGCCGCCCCACCCGGTGCGTCCGGGGGGCCCGGCCTGGACGCCTGGCTGCCCTGA
- the miaA gene encoding tRNA (adenosine(37)-N6)-dimethylallyltransferase MiaA, whose amino-acid sequence MSGPPPVVALVGPTATGKTALAVALAHRLGGEVVNADSMQLYRGMDVGTAKPDAGERDGVPHHLLDLWHVRQAASVAEYRRLARAEVDRLRSAGVLPLLVGGSGLYVRAVLDELDFPGTDPVVRARLEAELAETGPAALHARLARVDPAAAAAVLPSNGRRVVRALEVVELTGGPFRATLPEPRPHYPAVVVGLDRDPAELDQRVAARVDRMWAASLVAEVEALAADGLREGPTASRALGYAQVLAQLGGQLTPDQARERTVAATRRFVRRQRSWFRRDAGTTWLDAARPDLLDAAVQVITTRTLDR is encoded by the coding sequence GTGAGCGGCCCACCGCCGGTGGTCGCACTGGTGGGCCCGACCGCCACCGGCAAGACCGCGCTGGCGGTGGCGCTGGCCCACCGGCTGGGCGGTGAGGTGGTCAACGCCGACTCGATGCAGCTCTACCGGGGCATGGACGTCGGCACCGCCAAGCCCGACGCCGGCGAGCGGGACGGCGTCCCGCACCACCTGCTCGACCTCTGGCACGTGCGCCAGGCCGCGTCGGTGGCCGAGTACCGGCGGCTCGCCCGCGCCGAGGTCGACCGGCTGCGGTCGGCCGGGGTGCTCCCGCTGCTGGTCGGTGGGTCGGGGCTCTACGTGCGCGCCGTCCTCGACGAGCTGGACTTCCCCGGCACCGACCCGGTGGTGCGCGCCCGGCTGGAGGCCGAGCTCGCCGAGACCGGCCCCGCCGCCCTGCATGCCCGGCTGGCCCGGGTCGACCCGGCCGCCGCGGCCGCCGTCCTGCCCTCGAACGGACGGCGGGTGGTGCGCGCGCTGGAGGTCGTCGAGCTCACCGGCGGCCCGTTCCGGGCGACCCTGCCCGAGCCGCGGCCGCACTACCCGGCGGTCGTCGTCGGCCTGGACCGCGACCCGGCCGAGCTCGACCAGCGGGTCGCCGCCCGGGTCGACCGGATGTGGGCCGCCAGCCTGGTGGCCGAGGTCGAGGCCCTGGCCGCCGACGGGCTGCGCGAGGGCCCGACCGCCTCGCGTGCCCTGGGTTACGCGCAGGTGCTCGCCCAGCTCGGCGGGCAGCTCACCCCGGACCAGGCGCGGGAGCGCACGGTGGCCGCCACCCGGCGGTTCGTGCGCCGGCAGCGCTCGTGGTTCCGCCGCGACGCGGGCACCACGTGGCTCGACGCCGCCCGGCCCGACCTGCTCGACGCGGCCGTGCAGGTGATCACCACCCGTACGCTGGACCGGTGA
- a CDS encoding amino acid ABC transporter permease, with protein sequence MDFVSENADLFVDAFLATLGLSLLAGLLALALGTLLAAMRVSPVPPLRGLATFYVETFRNTPLTVVFFFIIFGLPQIDFVIGFFPGAVLSVGLYTAAFVCEAVRSGINAVAAGQAEAARALGLTFGQSLREVVLPQAFRTVVPPLGNVLIAMVKNTSIAAGFSVSELSSLLPRLVNADAGDLTLVLVGVVVGYMVITLPSALAVNRIERRVAILR encoded by the coding sequence GTGGACTTCGTCAGCGAGAACGCCGACCTGTTCGTCGACGCGTTCCTGGCCACCCTCGGCCTGTCGCTGCTGGCCGGCCTGCTGGCGCTGGCCCTCGGCACGCTGCTCGCGGCGATGCGGGTCAGCCCCGTCCCGCCGCTGCGCGGGCTGGCCACCTTCTACGTCGAGACCTTCCGCAACACCCCGCTCACGGTGGTCTTCTTCTTCATCATCTTCGGGCTGCCGCAGATCGACTTCGTGATCGGCTTCTTCCCCGGCGCGGTGCTGTCGGTCGGGCTCTACACCGCGGCGTTCGTCTGCGAGGCGGTCCGCTCGGGGATCAACGCCGTGGCGGCCGGCCAGGCGGAGGCGGCCCGGGCGCTGGGGCTGACCTTCGGGCAGTCGCTGCGCGAGGTGGTCCTGCCGCAGGCGTTCCGGACCGTCGTCCCGCCGCTGGGCAACGTGCTCATCGCGATGGTGAAGAACACCTCCATCGCGGCCGGCTTCTCGGTCAGCGAGCTCAGCTCGCTGCTGCCCCGGCTGGTGAACGCGGACGCCGGCGACCTGACCTTGGTGCTGGTCGGCGTGGTCGTCGGCTACATGGTGATCACGCTGCCGTCCGCGCTGGCGGTCAACCGGATCGAGCGCCGGGTGGCGATCCTGCGATGA
- a CDS encoding DUF349 domain-containing protein, with translation MSSTENAASPAPLSEQEPTGSEAVAPEGGTAAAPTPGDAALADATAGAAASDGAAAPEQPADGAPTGDAGLSAPPAGDAPTRDAAAEETPAGDAAADGPTAGDAAADGPTADGPTDGSTSAGPVPAAAPAAVPHPPAEAAVPSDPARWGRVDEDGTVYVRTAEGERTVGSWQAGEPAAGLAHYARRYDDLATEVTLLEARLRAHTGNPSEIKAKAQALAESIPAAAAVGDLDGLAARARAMVGTADSAAAESRAEKAAARAAQVARKEALAAEAEQIAAESTAWKASGDRLKAIVEEWKTIRGIDRKTDEALWTRFAAARDAFGRRRGAHFAALDAQRGEARAAKQELIAEAQRLATSTDWGPTSAAMRSLMDRWKAVPRTGRDGDDDLWKQFRAAQDVFFAARAESDKVRNAEQLANQQAKEEILAQAEKLDPATDLRGAQNALRKLQERYDAIGHVPRGAIRPLEDRMQAVEQRVRGAVDSSRPRTAPENPMVTSMRQAVTKAEEQLAKAEAAGDARRVERARADLSTRREWLAEAERSSSRR, from the coding sequence GTGTCGAGCACGGAGAACGCCGCCAGCCCTGCCCCGCTGTCCGAGCAGGAGCCGACCGGGTCCGAGGCGGTCGCCCCCGAGGGCGGGACGGCCGCGGCACCGACCCCGGGCGACGCCGCCCTGGCCGACGCGACCGCGGGCGCCGCCGCCTCCGACGGGGCCGCTGCCCCCGAGCAGCCGGCCGACGGTGCACCGACGGGGGACGCCGGGCTGTCGGCTCCGCCCGCCGGGGACGCCCCCACACGGGACGCCGCCGCAGAGGAGACCCCCGCAGGCGACGCCGCGGCGGACGGCCCCACGGCAGGCGACGCCGCGGCGGACGGCCCCACGGCAGACGGCCCCACGGACGGGAGCACGTCCGCCGGTCCGGTGCCCGCCGCCGCCCCGGCCGCCGTCCCGCACCCGCCGGCCGAGGCGGCCGTGCCGTCCGACCCCGCCCGGTGGGGCCGGGTCGACGAGGACGGCACGGTCTACGTCCGCACCGCCGAGGGCGAGCGCACGGTGGGCTCCTGGCAGGCCGGCGAGCCGGCCGCGGGGCTGGCCCACTACGCCCGCCGCTACGACGACCTGGCCACCGAGGTCACCCTGCTCGAGGCGCGCCTGCGGGCGCACACCGGCAACCCCAGCGAGATCAAGGCCAAGGCCCAGGCGCTTGCCGAGTCCATCCCCGCCGCGGCGGCCGTCGGCGACCTGGACGGGCTGGCCGCCCGCGCCCGCGCCATGGTCGGGACGGCGGACTCCGCGGCCGCGGAGTCGCGGGCGGAGAAGGCCGCCGCACGAGCCGCCCAGGTCGCCCGCAAGGAGGCGCTGGCCGCCGAGGCCGAGCAGATCGCCGCGGAGTCCACCGCGTGGAAGGCCTCCGGTGACCGGCTCAAGGCCATCGTCGAGGAGTGGAAGACCATCCGCGGCATCGACCGCAAGACCGACGAGGCGCTGTGGACGCGGTTCGCCGCGGCCCGGGACGCCTTCGGGCGCCGCCGCGGCGCGCACTTCGCCGCCCTCGATGCCCAGCGCGGGGAGGCCCGCGCGGCCAAGCAGGAGCTCATCGCCGAGGCCCAGCGGCTGGCCACCTCGACGGACTGGGGCCCCACGAGCGCGGCCATGCGCTCGCTGATGGACCGCTGGAAGGCCGTCCCGCGCACCGGCCGCGACGGCGACGACGACCTGTGGAAGCAGTTCCGGGCCGCGCAGGACGTCTTCTTCGCCGCCCGCGCGGAGTCCGACAAGGTCCGCAACGCCGAGCAGCTGGCCAACCAGCAGGCCAAGGAGGAGATCCTGGCCCAGGCCGAGAAGCTGGACCCGGCCACCGACCTGCGGGGCGCGCAGAACGCGCTGCGCAAGCTGCAGGAGCGCTACGACGCCATCGGCCACGTGCCGCGCGGCGCCATCCGCCCCCTGGAGGACCGGATGCAGGCCGTCGAGCAGCGCGTCCGCGGCGCCGTCGACTCCTCCCGCCCGCGGACGGCGCCGGAGAACCCGATGGTCACCTCCATGCGCCAGGCGGTGACCAAGGCCGAGGAGCAGCTGGCCAAGGCCGAGGCCGCCGGCGACGCCCGCCGGGTCGAGCGGGCACGGGCCGACCTCAGCACCCGCCGGGAGTGGCTGGCCGAGGCCGAGCGGTCGTCCTCCCGCCGGTAG
- a CDS encoding glutamate ABC transporter substrate-binding protein, producing the protein MRITRYAATLGAAGLVLTGCASEAGQQAEQAASAAPEVAQDAEFPAGTTMAELAEAGSITVGTKFDQPGFGLANPQGVPEGFDVEVAKIIAGELGIAPEEIEWTETVSANRESFIQNGDVDIVVATYTINDARKQLIDFAGPYYEAGQDIMVATGNPLAIEGPDDLAGKRVCSVEGSTPAQNIRDNYPEAQLTLFDVYSKCADALRNGQVDAVTTDNVILTGLVQGGQGAFELVGNPFTEEPYGIGLTKGDDEFRAFINDTLEQAYEDGTWAEAWDRTAGAITGTEAPEPPMVDRY; encoded by the coding sequence ATGCGCATCACCCGCTACGCCGCCACCCTGGGGGCGGCCGGTCTCGTGCTCACCGGCTGTGCCAGCGAGGCCGGCCAGCAGGCCGAGCAGGCCGCCTCGGCGGCCCCCGAGGTCGCCCAGGACGCGGAGTTCCCGGCCGGGACGACGATGGCCGAGCTCGCCGAGGCCGGCTCGATCACCGTCGGCACCAAGTTCGACCAGCCGGGGTTCGGCCTGGCCAACCCGCAGGGCGTGCCCGAGGGCTTCGACGTCGAGGTGGCCAAGATCATCGCCGGGGAGCTGGGCATCGCCCCCGAGGAGATCGAGTGGACCGAGACGGTGTCGGCCAACCGGGAGTCGTTCATCCAGAACGGTGACGTCGACATCGTCGTGGCCACCTACACGATCAACGACGCCCGCAAGCAGCTCATCGACTTCGCCGGGCCGTACTACGAGGCCGGCCAGGACATCATGGTCGCCACCGGCAACCCGCTGGCCATCGAGGGCCCCGACGACCTCGCGGGCAAGCGGGTCTGCTCGGTGGAGGGCTCGACCCCGGCGCAGAACATCCGGGACAACTACCCCGAGGCCCAGCTGACGCTGTTCGACGTGTACTCCAAGTGCGCCGACGCGCTGCGCAACGGCCAGGTCGACGCGGTCACCACCGACAACGTCATCCTCACCGGCCTGGTCCAGGGCGGGCAGGGCGCCTTCGAGCTGGTCGGCAACCCCTTCACCGAGGAGCCGTACGGCATCGGCCTCACCAAGGGCGACGACGAGTTCCGCGCGTTCATCAACGACACGCTCGAGCAGGCCTACGAGGACGGCACCTGGGCCGAGGCCTGGGACCGCACCGCGGGTGCCATCACCGGCACGGAGGCCCCCGAGCCGCCCATGGTCGACCGCTACTGA
- a CDS encoding amino acid ABC transporter ATP-binding protein has protein sequence MTTRTAGEPLVRLSAVDKWFGELHVLQDIDLSIDRGEVVVVIGPSGSGKSTLCRTINRLEPIDSGEITIDGQRLPDEGRELARLRADVGMVFQSFNLFAHKTVLENVTLGPVKVRKQPRADAERRARELLDRVGVGSQADKYPAQLSGGQQQRVAIARALAMDPKVMLFDEPTSALDPEMINEVLDVMTSLARDGMTMVVVTHEMGFARRAANRVVFMDGGRVVESAAPETFFTNPQSDRAKDFLAKILTH, from the coding sequence GTGACCACCCGCACCGCCGGAGAGCCTCTCGTCCGCCTGTCCGCGGTCGACAAGTGGTTCGGTGAGCTGCACGTCCTGCAGGACATCGACCTGTCCATCGACCGCGGCGAGGTGGTCGTCGTCATCGGCCCGTCCGGCTCGGGCAAGTCGACGCTGTGCCGCACGATCAACCGGCTGGAGCCCATCGACTCCGGCGAGATCACCATCGACGGCCAGCGGCTGCCCGACGAGGGCCGCGAGCTCGCCCGGCTGCGCGCCGACGTCGGCATGGTCTTCCAGAGCTTCAACCTGTTCGCGCACAAGACCGTGCTGGAGAACGTCACGCTGGGCCCGGTCAAGGTGCGCAAGCAGCCGAGGGCCGACGCCGAGCGGCGCGCCCGCGAGCTGCTGGACCGGGTGGGCGTCGGCAGCCAGGCCGACAAGTACCCCGCGCAGCTGTCCGGCGGCCAGCAGCAGCGGGTGGCCATCGCCCGCGCGCTGGCCATGGACCCCAAGGTCATGCTCTTCGACGAGCCGACCTCCGCCCTGGACCCGGAGATGATCAACGAGGTCCTGGACGTGATGACCTCGCTGGCCCGCGACGGCATGACGATGGTCGTCGTCACCCACGAGATGGGCTTCGCCCGCCGGGCGGCCAACCGGGTCGTGTTCATGGACGGCGGCCGGGTCGTCGAGTCCGCCGCCCCGGAGACCTTCTTCACGAACCCGCAGTCGGACCGGGCCAAGGACTTCCTCGCGAAGATCCTCACCCACTGA
- the recA gene encoding recombinase RecA: MATLDRDKALDMALAQIDKQFGKGSVMRLGDSPEVAMKVIPTGSIALDIALGIGGLPRGRVVEVYGPEASGKTTVALHAVANAQAAGGIAAFIDAEHALDPEYARAIGVDTDALLVSQPDTGEQALEIADMLIRSGALDIIVIDSVAALVPRAEIEGEMGDSHVGLQARLMSQALRKITGALNNSGTTAIFINQLREKVGVVYGSPEVTTGGRALKFYSSVRLDVRRIETLKQGTDAVGSRVRVKVVKNKVAAPFKQAELDLLWGHGFSREGGLIDAGVEQGFIRKSGAWYTYEGDQLGQGKENVRTFLRDNPDLADEIEKKVKEKLGIGPQVDATAAAAAAEPADF, encoded by the coding sequence ATGGCAACGCTCGACCGCGACAAGGCCCTCGACATGGCCCTCGCCCAGATCGACAAGCAGTTCGGCAAGGGCTCGGTGATGCGGCTGGGTGACAGCCCCGAGGTGGCCATGAAGGTCATCCCCACCGGCTCGATCGCCCTCGACATCGCCCTCGGCATCGGTGGCCTGCCGCGCGGCCGGGTCGTCGAGGTGTACGGCCCCGAGGCCTCCGGCAAGACGACGGTCGCCCTGCACGCGGTGGCCAACGCGCAGGCCGCCGGCGGCATCGCGGCGTTCATCGACGCCGAGCACGCGCTGGACCCGGAGTACGCCCGGGCGATCGGCGTCGACACCGACGCCCTGCTGGTCAGCCAGCCCGACACCGGTGAGCAGGCGCTGGAGATCGCCGACATGCTGATCCGCTCCGGCGCGCTGGACATCATCGTCATCGACTCCGTCGCCGCCCTCGTGCCGCGCGCGGAGATCGAGGGCGAGATGGGCGACAGCCACGTCGGCCTGCAGGCCCGGCTGATGAGCCAGGCGCTGCGCAAGATCACCGGTGCGCTGAACAACTCCGGCACCACCGCGATCTTCATCAACCAGCTGCGCGAGAAGGTGGGTGTCGTCTACGGCTCCCCGGAGGTCACCACCGGTGGCCGCGCGCTGAAGTTCTACTCGTCGGTCCGCCTCGACGTCCGGCGCATCGAGACGCTCAAGCAGGGCACCGACGCGGTCGGCAGCCGGGTCCGCGTGAAGGTCGTGAAGAACAAGGTCGCCGCCCCGTTCAAGCAGGCCGAGCTGGACCTGCTGTGGGGCCACGGCTTCAGCCGCGAGGGCGGGCTGATCGACGCCGGCGTCGAGCAGGGCTTCATCCGCAAGTCCGGCGCCTGGTACACCTACGAGGGCGACCAGCTCGGCCAGGGCAAGGAGAACGTCCGCACCTTCCTCCGGGACAACCCCGACCTCGCCGACGAGATCGAGAAGAAGGTCAAGGAGAAGCTGGGCATCGGGCCGCAGGTCGACGCCACGGCCGCCGCTGCCGCCGCCGAGCCGGCCGACTTCTGA
- the miaB gene encoding tRNA (N6-isopentenyl adenosine(37)-C2)-methylthiotransferase MiaB produces MTSDLSDADRTAPARTYRVRTYGCQMNVHDSERLSGLLEAAGYTAAPEGADADVVVLNTCAVRENADNRLYGNLGHLRPVKDAHPGMQIAVGGCLAQKDRGDIVRRAPWVDVVFGTHNVGSLPALLARARHNAEAQVEIAEALEVFPSTLPARRDSASSGWVSISVGCNNTCTFCIVPALRGKERDRRPGEVLAEVQALVDQGVLEVTLLGQNVNAYGVEFRDRGAFAGLLRATGAIEGLERVRFTSPHPREFTDDVVTAMAETPAVCPQLHMPLQSGSDDVLRRMRRGYRQDRYLGIIDRVRAAMPDAAITTDVIVGFPGETEADFAQTLEVVRQARFASAFTFQYSKRPGTPAAEMDGQLPKEVVQERYLRLTALQEEVSWAENRAQVGRTVELLVAAGEGSKDARTGRLSGRARDGRLVHFTGSDGVRPGDVVETVVTDAKPHFLVADGPLRSHRRTRAGDAHEAGTRPTTPGVSLGMPRIGVPPPLVPVGGC; encoded by the coding sequence ATGACGAGCGACCTCAGCGACGCCGACCGGACCGCACCCGCGCGCACCTACCGGGTGCGCACCTACGGCTGCCAGATGAACGTGCACGACTCCGAGCGGCTGTCCGGGCTGCTGGAGGCCGCCGGGTACACCGCCGCCCCCGAGGGTGCCGATGCCGACGTCGTCGTGCTGAACACCTGCGCGGTGCGGGAGAACGCCGACAACCGGCTGTACGGCAACCTCGGCCACCTGCGCCCGGTCAAGGACGCGCACCCCGGCATGCAGATCGCGGTCGGCGGGTGCCTGGCGCAGAAGGACCGCGGGGACATCGTGCGCCGCGCCCCGTGGGTGGACGTCGTCTTCGGCACGCACAACGTCGGGTCGCTGCCGGCCCTGCTCGCCCGCGCCCGGCACAACGCCGAGGCGCAGGTGGAGATCGCCGAGGCGCTGGAGGTCTTCCCCTCCACCCTGCCGGCCAGGCGGGACTCGGCCTCCTCCGGCTGGGTGTCGATCAGCGTCGGGTGCAACAACACGTGCACGTTCTGCATCGTCCCGGCGCTGCGCGGCAAGGAGCGGGACCGCCGGCCCGGCGAGGTCCTCGCCGAGGTGCAGGCGCTGGTGGACCAGGGCGTGCTGGAGGTGACCCTGCTCGGGCAGAACGTCAACGCCTACGGCGTGGAGTTCCGCGACCGGGGCGCCTTCGCCGGCCTGCTGCGCGCGACGGGTGCGATCGAGGGCCTGGAGCGGGTGCGTTTCACCAGCCCGCACCCGCGGGAGTTCACCGACGACGTCGTCACCGCGATGGCCGAGACGCCGGCGGTCTGCCCCCAGCTGCACATGCCGCTGCAGAGCGGGTCGGACGACGTGCTGCGCCGGATGCGCCGCGGCTACCGGCAGGACCGCTACCTCGGGATCATCGACCGGGTGCGGGCCGCCATGCCCGACGCGGCGATCACCACCGACGTCATCGTCGGGTTCCCCGGCGAGACCGAGGCCGACTTCGCCCAGACCCTCGAGGTGGTGCGCCAGGCGCGCTTCGCGAGCGCCTTCACCTTCCAGTACTCGAAGCGCCCCGGGACGCCGGCCGCCGAGATGGACGGCCAGCTGCCCAAGGAGGTCGTGCAGGAGCGCTACCTGCGACTGACCGCGCTGCAGGAGGAGGTCAGCTGGGCGGAGAACCGCGCCCAGGTCGGCCGCACCGTCGAGCTGCTGGTCGCCGCGGGGGAGGGCAGCAAGGACGCGCGGACGGGCCGGCTCTCCGGCCGCGCCCGTGACGGCCGGCTGGTGCACTTCACCGGGTCCGACGGCGTCCGCCCCGGCGACGTCGTCGAGACGGTCGTGACCGACGCCAAGCCGCACTTCCTCGTCGCCGACGGGCCGCTGCGCTCCCACCGGCGCACCCGTGCCGGGGACGCGCACGAGGCCGGCACCCGCCCGACGACGCCGGGCGTCTCCCTCGGGATGCCGCGGATCGGCGTCCCGCCGCCGCTCGTCCCCGTCGGCGGCTGCTGA
- a CDS encoding DUF3046 domain-containing protein, with product MRLQEFWSRLAEQFGPLRGETVARDHVFSALGGRTAVEAIEAGLPVRRVWLAICEEYDVPSRER from the coding sequence GTGCGCCTGCAGGAGTTCTGGTCCCGGCTCGCCGAGCAGTTTGGGCCCCTGCGCGGGGAGACCGTCGCCCGCGACCACGTGTTCTCCGCCCTCGGCGGGCGGACCGCCGTCGAGGCGATCGAGGCCGGCCTGCCGGTGCGCCGGGTGTGGCTGGCGATCTGCGAGGAGTACGACGTGCCCAGCAGGGAGCGCTGA
- a CDS encoding amino acid ABC transporter permease: protein MSAPVLFDLPGPRARRRIRLATAVGALLVAALVVLVLVRLAGNGQLEAQRWAVLFDPASQVPQALGQALLRTLQVALIGMVLATLLGLLLAVGRLSEHHWVRVVVSTVIEFFRAVPLLVLIFALFFLLPKFGIRLTAFWALVGGLVLYNGAVLGEIFRAGILSVDRGQREAAYGLGMRKTQVMTLVLLPQATRRMLPVLIAQLVVLLKDTSLGFIISFPELLRGARGLVEFFTLQFGNQYTFQLYVAAAVVYIVINLLLSWLARYAEGRTRRSAKTAATTPAELPADVQMGGGGGAVPAGR from the coding sequence ATGAGCGCACCGGTCCTGTTCGACCTGCCCGGCCCCCGGGCCCGCCGTCGGATCCGCCTCGCCACGGCGGTCGGCGCCCTCCTCGTCGCCGCACTCGTCGTCCTCGTCCTCGTCCGGCTGGCCGGCAACGGGCAGCTGGAGGCCCAGCGCTGGGCCGTCCTGTTCGATCCGGCCAGCCAGGTGCCGCAGGCGCTGGGCCAGGCCCTGCTGCGCACGCTGCAGGTCGCCCTCATCGGCATGGTGCTCGCCACCCTGCTGGGTCTGCTGCTCGCGGTCGGGCGGCTCTCGGAGCACCACTGGGTCCGGGTGGTCGTGTCGACGGTCATCGAGTTCTTCCGCGCGGTGCCCCTGCTGGTGCTGATCTTCGCGCTGTTCTTCCTGCTGCCGAAGTTCGGCATCCGGCTCACCGCGTTCTGGGCCCTCGTCGGCGGCCTGGTGCTCTACAACGGCGCGGTGCTCGGCGAGATCTTCCGCGCCGGCATCCTGTCGGTCGACCGCGGCCAGCGCGAGGCGGCCTACGGGCTGGGCATGCGCAAGACGCAGGTCATGACACTGGTGCTGCTCCCCCAGGCCACCCGGCGGATGCTCCCGGTGCTCATCGCCCAGCTCGTCGTCCTGCTCAAGGACACCTCGCTCGGCTTCATCATCAGCTTCCCGGAGCTGCTGCGCGGGGCCCGGGGCCTGGTGGAGTTCTTCACCCTGCAGTTCGGCAACCAGTACACGTTCCAGCTCTACGTCGCGGCGGCCGTCGTCTACATCGTGATCAACCTGCTGCTGTCCTGGCTGGCGCGCTACGCGGAGGGCCGGACGCGGCGCAGCGCCAAGACGGCGGCCACGACTCCGGCGGAGCTGCCCGCCGACGTGCAGATGGGCGGTGGCGGCGGCGCGGTCCCGGCCGGGCGGTGA
- the dapF gene encoding diaminopimelate epimerase, giving the protein MSARRVLVGHGTENDFVVLPDPDGTAWPEDRLDAVTVQRLCERRAGLGGDGVLRVVRSAHVPDAPAVLGEALGRCEWFMDHRNADGSTAEMCGNGIRLFLHVLVGEGLVERSACADGVWVGTRGGPRRVGAAPDGGYWVDMGPARPFGAGTAQLPGAVFLGRAVSMGNPHLVCLTDVDLDTLDLTSAPAVDAGLFPDGVNVEFVEVLEPGAHVRLRVSERGVGETRSCGTGACAAAWTALEAAGAETGTVTVDVPGGRLQVTVDRRTTVLSGPAVVVAAGELTEEWLAG; this is encoded by the coding sequence GTGAGCGCACGGCGGGTGCTGGTCGGGCACGGCACCGAGAACGACTTCGTCGTCCTGCCCGACCCCGACGGCACCGCCTGGCCGGAGGACCGGCTGGACGCCGTGACGGTGCAGCGGCTGTGCGAGCGGCGCGCGGGCCTGGGCGGGGACGGCGTGCTGCGCGTCGTCCGCTCCGCGCACGTGCCCGACGCCCCGGCCGTGCTGGGCGAGGCGCTGGGCCGGTGCGAGTGGTTCATGGACCACCGCAACGCCGACGGGTCCACCGCCGAGATGTGCGGCAACGGCATCCGGCTGTTCCTGCACGTGCTCGTCGGCGAGGGCCTGGTCGAGCGGTCCGCGTGCGCCGACGGCGTGTGGGTGGGCACCCGCGGCGGCCCGCGACGGGTCGGTGCCGCGCCCGACGGCGGCTACTGGGTGGACATGGGCCCGGCCCGCCCGTTCGGCGCCGGCACGGCGCAGCTCCCCGGCGCGGTGTTCCTGGGCCGCGCGGTGTCGATGGGCAACCCGCACTTGGTCTGCCTCACCGACGTCGACCTGGACACCCTGGACCTGACCTCCGCGCCGGCGGTCGACGCCGGGCTGTTCCCCGACGGGGTCAACGTGGAGTTCGTCGAGGTCCTCGAGCCCGGGGCGCACGTGCGGCTGCGGGTGTCCGAGCGCGGCGTCGGGGAGACCCGCTCCTGCGGCACCGGCGCCTGCGCCGCCGCCTGGACCGCGCTGGAGGCGGCCGGCGCGGAGACCGGCACGGTGACCGTCGACGTCCCCGGCGGGCGGTTGCAGGTCACCGTCGACCGGCGGACGACGGTGCTGTCCGGCCCGGCCGTCGTGGTCGCCGCCGGCGAGCTCACCGAGGAGTGGCTGGCCGGCTGA